The Lycium barbarum isolate Lr01 chromosome 12, ASM1917538v2, whole genome shotgun sequence genome includes a region encoding these proteins:
- the LOC132623487 gene encoding uncharacterized protein LOC132623487 isoform X3, which translates to MSKPTTELIREIAVLELEVVRLEQYLLSLYRKAFDQQISSMSPPTRDDKLKSLTNTKIRRCLEFSKSDTTVRRENSCAQPDSKSVSNPCKETTSTTEDKVRECEAHRSRSSLTQHSVRSNREAIPGKALRACQSQPSSMMKYAQKSSSNLISLADHLGTCISDHVPETPNKLSEDMVRCMCTIYSKLADPSLANPYLSSPTSSLLSMSAFSPKDIWNPGIRKDSSFDVWLDNPFHVEGLKEFSGSYSTMLEVQCIYRDSHGLDDIEPLLQNFRSIVSRLEVIDPRKLSHAEKLAFWINIHNALVMHAFLSYGIPQKNVKRVFLLLKAAYNVGGHIVSANVIQSSILGCRMSRPGQWLRLLLSSRGKFKAGDERQAYAIEHPVPLLHFALCSGNHSDPAVRVYTPKRVFQDLEAAKEEYIRATFGVKKDQKVLLPKVVESFAKESGLCPAGVMEMIQQSLPESLRKSIKKIQQGNSHKNIEWVPHNFAFRYLITKELLQ; encoded by the exons ATGTCTAAG CCAACCACAGAACTGATTAGAGAAATTGCAGTACTAGAGTTGGAAGTAGTGCGTCTGGAGCAGTATCTTCTCTCATTATATCGTAAAGCATTTGATCAACAGATCTCATCCATGTCTCCTCCCACAAGAGATGATAAACTAAAGTCTCTTACGAATACCAAAATAAGAAGGTGCCTTGAATTTTCTAAATCTGATACTACAGTGAGAAGGGAAAATTCTTGTGCTCAACCTGATAGCAAGTCGGTATCAAATCCGTGTAAAGAAACAACTAGCACAACAGAAGACAAAGTTAGAGAATGTGAGGCCCATCGAAGTCGTTCCTCACTAACTCAACATTCAGTTCGGTCAAACAGAGAGGCAATACCAGGCAAAGCTTTGCGTGCTTGTCAATCTCAACCTTCATCTATGATGAAG TATGCGCAGAAATCTTCATCAAATTTAATCAGTTTGGCGGATCATCTTGGCACTTGTATTTCTGATCATGTTCCAGAGACACCAAATAAGCTGTCTGAGGACATGGTAAGGTGCATGTGCACCATATATAGCAAACTTGCTGATCCTTCACTTGCAAATCCGTATCTCTCATCGCCAACCTCATCCTTGTTATCAATGAGTGCCTTTTCTCCGAAAGACATATGGAACCCAGGAATTAGGAAAGATTCATCTTTTGATGTTTGGTTGGACAATCCTTTTCATGTGGAAGGGTTGAAGGAGTTCAGTGGATCTTACAGCACAATGCTTGAAGTACAATGTATATATAGAGATAGTCACGGACTAGATGATATTGAACCTTTGTTGCAAAATTTCAG ATCAATTGTTTCTCGCCTCGAAGTAATAGATCCGCGAAAGTTGAGTCATGCAGAAAAACTAGCTTTCTGGATTAACATACACAACGCATTGGTGATGCAT GCATTTTTATCTTACGGGATTCCACAAAAGAATGTGAAGAGAGTTTTTCTACTCTTGAAG GCTGCCTACAATGTCGGGGGTCATATAGTCAGCGCGAATGTGATACAGAGCTCTATCTTGGGATGTCGGATGTCTAGACCAGGACAG TGGCTTCGCTTGTTACTTTCTTCTAGAGGAAAATTTAAGGCAGGCGATGAAAGACAAGCCTATGCTATTGAACATCCAGTACCCCTTCTGCACTTTGCACTCTGCTCAGGCAATCATTCAGATCCTGCG GTACGAGTCTATACACCCAAGAGAGTGTTTCAGGACCTGGAAGCAGCAAAAGAAGAATATATTAGAGCAACTTTTGGTGTGAAGAAGGATCAGAAAGTTCTTTTGCCAAAGGTTGTCGAGTCCTTTGCTAAAGAATCTGGTCTATGTCCTGCTGGTGTGATGGAGATGATCCAGCAATCTTTACCTGAATCTCTTAGGAAAAGCATAAAGAAGATTCAGCAGGGAAATTCTCACAAGAACATTGAATGGGTTCCTCATAATTTTGCTTTTCGGTACCTAATCACGAAGGAGCTGTTGCAGTGA
- the LOC132623487 gene encoding uncharacterized protein LOC132623487 isoform X2: MMLDRGDTNDCSESKKKQSPKEVQSSLRQEITQLERRLQHQVTVRCSLEQALGCKSFITQTSMSKPTTELIREIAVLELEVVRLEQYLLSLYRKAFDQQISSMSPPTRDDKLKSLTNTKIRRCLEFSKSDTTVRRENSCAQPDSKSVSNPCKETTSTTEDKVRECEAHRSRSSLTQHSVRSNREAIPGKALRACQSQPSSMMKYAQKSSSNLISLADHLGTCISDHVPETPNKLSEDMVRCMCTIYSKLADPSLANPYLSSPTSSLLSMSAFSPKDIWNPGIRKDSSFDVWLDNPFHVEGLKEFSGSYSTMLEVQCIYRDSHGLDDIEPLLQNFRSIVSRLEVIDPRKLSHAEKLAFWINIHNALVMHAFLSYGIPQKNVKRVFLLLKAAYNVGGHIVSANVIQSSILGCRMSRPGQWLRLLLSSRGKFKAGDERQAYAIEHPVPLLHFALCSGNHSDPAVRVYTPKRVFQDLEAAKEEYIRATFGVKKDQKVLLPKVVESFAKESGLCPAGVMEMIQQSLPESLRKSIKKIQQGNSHKNIEWVPHNFAFRYLITKELLQ, from the exons ATGATGTTG GATAGGGGTGATACAAATGACTGTAGTGAGAGCAAGAAGAAGCAATCACCTAAGGAAGTCCAAAGTTCTTTGAGGCAAGAG ATAACACAGCTCGAGAGAAGATTACAGCACCAAGTTACAGTTCGATGTTCTCTAGAGCAAGCATTGGGATGTAAATCTTTCATCACTCAGACCTCAATGTCTAAG CCAACCACAGAACTGATTAGAGAAATTGCAGTACTAGAGTTGGAAGTAGTGCGTCTGGAGCAGTATCTTCTCTCATTATATCGTAAAGCATTTGATCAACAGATCTCATCCATGTCTCCTCCCACAAGAGATGATAAACTAAAGTCTCTTACGAATACCAAAATAAGAAGGTGCCTTGAATTTTCTAAATCTGATACTACAGTGAGAAGGGAAAATTCTTGTGCTCAACCTGATAGCAAGTCGGTATCAAATCCGTGTAAAGAAACAACTAGCACAACAGAAGACAAAGTTAGAGAATGTGAGGCCCATCGAAGTCGTTCCTCACTAACTCAACATTCAGTTCGGTCAAACAGAGAGGCAATACCAGGCAAAGCTTTGCGTGCTTGTCAATCTCAACCTTCATCTATGATGAAG TATGCGCAGAAATCTTCATCAAATTTAATCAGTTTGGCGGATCATCTTGGCACTTGTATTTCTGATCATGTTCCAGAGACACCAAATAAGCTGTCTGAGGACATGGTAAGGTGCATGTGCACCATATATAGCAAACTTGCTGATCCTTCACTTGCAAATCCGTATCTCTCATCGCCAACCTCATCCTTGTTATCAATGAGTGCCTTTTCTCCGAAAGACATATGGAACCCAGGAATTAGGAAAGATTCATCTTTTGATGTTTGGTTGGACAATCCTTTTCATGTGGAAGGGTTGAAGGAGTTCAGTGGATCTTACAGCACAATGCTTGAAGTACAATGTATATATAGAGATAGTCACGGACTAGATGATATTGAACCTTTGTTGCAAAATTTCAG ATCAATTGTTTCTCGCCTCGAAGTAATAGATCCGCGAAAGTTGAGTCATGCAGAAAAACTAGCTTTCTGGATTAACATACACAACGCATTGGTGATGCAT GCATTTTTATCTTACGGGATTCCACAAAAGAATGTGAAGAGAGTTTTTCTACTCTTGAAG GCTGCCTACAATGTCGGGGGTCATATAGTCAGCGCGAATGTGATACAGAGCTCTATCTTGGGATGTCGGATGTCTAGACCAGGACAG TGGCTTCGCTTGTTACTTTCTTCTAGAGGAAAATTTAAGGCAGGCGATGAAAGACAAGCCTATGCTATTGAACATCCAGTACCCCTTCTGCACTTTGCACTCTGCTCAGGCAATCATTCAGATCCTGCG GTACGAGTCTATACACCCAAGAGAGTGTTTCAGGACCTGGAAGCAGCAAAAGAAGAATATATTAGAGCAACTTTTGGTGTGAAGAAGGATCAGAAAGTTCTTTTGCCAAAGGTTGTCGAGTCCTTTGCTAAAGAATCTGGTCTATGTCCTGCTGGTGTGATGGAGATGATCCAGCAATCTTTACCTGAATCTCTTAGGAAAAGCATAAAGAAGATTCAGCAGGGAAATTCTCACAAGAACATTGAATGGGTTCCTCATAATTTTGCTTTTCGGTACCTAATCACGAAGGAGCTGTTGCAGTGA
- the LOC132623487 gene encoding uncharacterized protein LOC132623487 isoform X1: MQVAISKHKHSKSFPYTRGFKDSVDHSVEASNQMMLDRGDTNDCSESKKKQSPKEVQSSLRQEITQLERRLQHQVTVRCSLEQALGCKSFITQTSMSKPTTELIREIAVLELEVVRLEQYLLSLYRKAFDQQISSMSPPTRDDKLKSLTNTKIRRCLEFSKSDTTVRRENSCAQPDSKSVSNPCKETTSTTEDKVRECEAHRSRSSLTQHSVRSNREAIPGKALRACQSQPSSMMKYAQKSSSNLISLADHLGTCISDHVPETPNKLSEDMVRCMCTIYSKLADPSLANPYLSSPTSSLLSMSAFSPKDIWNPGIRKDSSFDVWLDNPFHVEGLKEFSGSYSTMLEVQCIYRDSHGLDDIEPLLQNFRSIVSRLEVIDPRKLSHAEKLAFWINIHNALVMHAFLSYGIPQKNVKRVFLLLKAAYNVGGHIVSANVIQSSILGCRMSRPGQWLRLLLSSRGKFKAGDERQAYAIEHPVPLLHFALCSGNHSDPAVRVYTPKRVFQDLEAAKEEYIRATFGVKKDQKVLLPKVVESFAKESGLCPAGVMEMIQQSLPESLRKSIKKIQQGNSHKNIEWVPHNFAFRYLITKELLQ; the protein is encoded by the exons ATGCAAGTAGCCATTTCTAAACACAAGCATTCTAAGAG CTTCCCGTATACACGAGGATTTAAAGACAGTGTGGATCATTCAGTAGAGGCCTCTAATCAAATGATGTTG GATAGGGGTGATACAAATGACTGTAGTGAGAGCAAGAAGAAGCAATCACCTAAGGAAGTCCAAAGTTCTTTGAGGCAAGAG ATAACACAGCTCGAGAGAAGATTACAGCACCAAGTTACAGTTCGATGTTCTCTAGAGCAAGCATTGGGATGTAAATCTTTCATCACTCAGACCTCAATGTCTAAG CCAACCACAGAACTGATTAGAGAAATTGCAGTACTAGAGTTGGAAGTAGTGCGTCTGGAGCAGTATCTTCTCTCATTATATCGTAAAGCATTTGATCAACAGATCTCATCCATGTCTCCTCCCACAAGAGATGATAAACTAAAGTCTCTTACGAATACCAAAATAAGAAGGTGCCTTGAATTTTCTAAATCTGATACTACAGTGAGAAGGGAAAATTCTTGTGCTCAACCTGATAGCAAGTCGGTATCAAATCCGTGTAAAGAAACAACTAGCACAACAGAAGACAAAGTTAGAGAATGTGAGGCCCATCGAAGTCGTTCCTCACTAACTCAACATTCAGTTCGGTCAAACAGAGAGGCAATACCAGGCAAAGCTTTGCGTGCTTGTCAATCTCAACCTTCATCTATGATGAAG TATGCGCAGAAATCTTCATCAAATTTAATCAGTTTGGCGGATCATCTTGGCACTTGTATTTCTGATCATGTTCCAGAGACACCAAATAAGCTGTCTGAGGACATGGTAAGGTGCATGTGCACCATATATAGCAAACTTGCTGATCCTTCACTTGCAAATCCGTATCTCTCATCGCCAACCTCATCCTTGTTATCAATGAGTGCCTTTTCTCCGAAAGACATATGGAACCCAGGAATTAGGAAAGATTCATCTTTTGATGTTTGGTTGGACAATCCTTTTCATGTGGAAGGGTTGAAGGAGTTCAGTGGATCTTACAGCACAATGCTTGAAGTACAATGTATATATAGAGATAGTCACGGACTAGATGATATTGAACCTTTGTTGCAAAATTTCAG ATCAATTGTTTCTCGCCTCGAAGTAATAGATCCGCGAAAGTTGAGTCATGCAGAAAAACTAGCTTTCTGGATTAACATACACAACGCATTGGTGATGCAT GCATTTTTATCTTACGGGATTCCACAAAAGAATGTGAAGAGAGTTTTTCTACTCTTGAAG GCTGCCTACAATGTCGGGGGTCATATAGTCAGCGCGAATGTGATACAGAGCTCTATCTTGGGATGTCGGATGTCTAGACCAGGACAG TGGCTTCGCTTGTTACTTTCTTCTAGAGGAAAATTTAAGGCAGGCGATGAAAGACAAGCCTATGCTATTGAACATCCAGTACCCCTTCTGCACTTTGCACTCTGCTCAGGCAATCATTCAGATCCTGCG GTACGAGTCTATACACCCAAGAGAGTGTTTCAGGACCTGGAAGCAGCAAAAGAAGAATATATTAGAGCAACTTTTGGTGTGAAGAAGGATCAGAAAGTTCTTTTGCCAAAGGTTGTCGAGTCCTTTGCTAAAGAATCTGGTCTATGTCCTGCTGGTGTGATGGAGATGATCCAGCAATCTTTACCTGAATCTCTTAGGAAAAGCATAAAGAAGATTCAGCAGGGAAATTCTCACAAGAACATTGAATGGGTTCCTCATAATTTTGCTTTTCGGTACCTAATCACGAAGGAGCTGTTGCAGTGA